The following are encoded together in the Flavobacterium sp. TR2 genome:
- a CDS encoding superoxide dismutase — protein sequence MAFELPQLPYAYDALEPHIDARTMEIHHTKHHNAYTTNLNAAIAGTDLEGKTIENILINLDKSNAAVRNNGGGFYNHNLFWTVMSPNGGGLPTGDLLAAIEASFGSFEEFKAKFAKAGATQFGSGWAWLTVQKGGKLEVVGTPNQDNPLMPEVAGHGGTPILGMDVWEHAYYLNYQNRRPDYIEAFFSVINWTEVARRFALDK from the coding sequence ATGGCTTTTGAATTACCACAATTACCTTATGCATACGATGCATTAGAACCACATATTGATGCACGTACAATGGAAATCCATCATACAAAGCACCACAACGCATACACTACAAATCTTAACGCAGCTATCGCTGGAACAGATTTAGAGGGAAAAACTATCGAAAATATCTTAATCAACTTAGATAAATCTAACGCTGCAGTTCGTAACAATGGTGGAGGTTTCTACAACCACAATTTATTCTGGACTGTAATGTCTCCAAACGGAGGAGGTTTGCCAACAGGAGATTTATTAGCTGCAATTGAAGCTTCTTTCGGATCTTTCGAAGAATTTAAAGCAAAATTTGCTAAAGCTGGTGCTACACAATTTGGTTCTGGATGGGCTTGGCTAACAGTTCAAAAAGGAGGAAAATTAGAAGTTGTAGGTACTCCAAATCAAGATAATCCATTAATGCCAGAAGTTGCTGGTCACGGTGGAACTCCAATCTTAGGAATGGATGTTTGGGAGCACGCTTACTACTTAAACTACCAAAACAGAAGACCAGATTATATTGAGGCTTTCTTCAGTGTAATTAACTGGACAGAAGTGGCTAGAAGATTTGCTTTAGATAAATAA
- a CDS encoding amidophosphoribosyltransferase: MSDALKHECGIALVRLLKPLEYYKEKYGTAFYGIQKMYLMMEKQHNRGQDGAGFASIKFDVDPGQRYISRVRSNHSQPIQDVFKQINERISEELKAHPELGDDMKELKANIPYVGELFLGHVRYGTFGKNSIESVHPFLRQSNWMHRNLILAGNFNMTNVKELFENLVELGQHPKEMADTVTVMEKIGHFLDKEVMQLYQDCKAEGYSKRDASPVIAERLDIAKILARSAKNLDGGYAMAGLLGHGDAFVFRDPAGIRPAYYYQDDEVVVVASERPVIQTVFNVPFESVQEINPGNALIIKKNGKVTMNQILEPTALKACSFERIYFSRGSDAEIYQERKDLGKLILPAVLKAIDSDTDNTVFSYIPNTAETSFYGLVEAAQDFLNQRKNNYILENRNTLTAETLQELLSVKIRTEKVAIKDAKLRTFITEDSSRDDLVAHVYDVTYGVIKPEDNLVIIDDSIVRGTTLKMSIIKMMDRLKPKRIVIVSSAPQIRYPDCYGIDMAKLEGLVAFRAALALLKERNLYHIVDEVYAKCKAQENFADKDVVNYVTAIYDQFTNEEISDKIAEMLSSPEINAEVKIIFQTVEDLHKACPKNLGDWYFTGDYPTPGGNRVVNRAFMNFYEGKDARAY, encoded by the coding sequence ATGAGCGACGCTTTAAAACACGAATGTGGAATAGCTTTGGTTAGACTACTTAAACCGCTTGAATATTATAAAGAAAAATACGGAACTGCTTTCTACGGAATCCAGAAGATGTATTTAATGATGGAAAAACAGCACAACCGTGGACAAGACGGAGCTGGTTTTGCAAGCATAAAATTTGATGTTGATCCAGGACAGCGTTACATTAGCAGAGTGCGTTCTAATCACTCACAGCCAATACAAGATGTTTTTAAGCAAATCAACGAGAGAATCAGCGAGGAGTTAAAAGCACATCCAGAACTAGGTGACGATATGAAAGAGCTAAAAGCAAATATCCCTTATGTTGGAGAATTGTTTTTAGGACACGTTCGTTACGGTACTTTTGGGAAAAACAGCATCGAGAGTGTTCACCCATTTTTGCGTCAAAGCAACTGGATGCACCGCAACCTGATTTTGGCAGGAAACTTTAATATGACAAATGTTAAAGAACTTTTCGAAAACTTGGTTGAACTTGGACAGCATCCAAAAGAAATGGCTGATACCGTTACTGTAATGGAAAAAATCGGTCACTTTTTAGATAAGGAAGTAATGCAATTATACCAAGATTGCAAAGCTGAAGGTTACTCAAAAAGAGATGCTTCTCCAGTAATTGCAGAGCGTTTAGACATTGCTAAAATTTTAGCTCGTTCTGCTAAAAACTTAGACGGTGGCTATGCTATGGCTGGTTTATTAGGTCATGGTGATGCATTTGTTTTTAGAGATCCAGCAGGAATTCGTCCAGCTTATTACTATCAAGATGACGAAGTTGTCGTTGTAGCTTCTGAGAGACCGGTTATTCAGACCGTATTTAATGTTCCTTTTGAAAGTGTTCAGGAAATCAACCCAGGAAATGCGTTGATTATCAAGAAAAACGGCAAAGTTACCATGAACCAAATTTTGGAGCCAACTGCTTTAAAAGCTTGTTCTTTTGAAAGAATTTATTTCTCTAGAGGAAGTGATGCAGAAATTTATCAGGAGCGTAAAGATTTAGGAAAACTAATTTTACCTGCTGTTCTTAAAGCAATTGACAGCGATACAGACAACACTGTTTTCTCATACATTCCCAATACAGCCGAAACATCATTTTATGGTTTAGTAGAAGCTGCTCAGGATTTCTTAAATCAGAGAAAAAACAATTATATTCTAGAAAACAGAAATACATTAACTGCAGAGACACTTCAGGAGCTTTTATCTGTAAAAATACGCACAGAGAAAGTAGCCATTAAAGATGCTAAACTTAGAACTTTTATTACTGAAGACAGCAGCCGAGACGATTTGGTCGCTCACGTCTATGATGTTACGTATGGCGTAATCAAACCAGAAGATAATTTAGTTATTATTGACGACAGTATTGTTCGCGGTACTACATTGAAAATGAGTATCATTAAAATGATGGATCGTTTGAAGCCAAAACGTATCGTAATTGTTTCATCTGCACCACAAATTCGCTATCCAGACTGTTACGGAATTGATATGGCAAAACTAGAAGGTTTAGTTGCATTTAGAGCTGCCCTTGCTTTATTGAAAGAAAGAAACTTGTATCATATTGTAGATGAAGTTTATGCTAAATGCAAAGCACAAGAAAATTTTGCAGACAAAGATGTAGTAAATTATGTTACAGCAATATACGATCAATTTACAAACGAAGAGATTTCAGATAAAATTGCAGAAATGTTAAGCTCACCAGAAATTAATGCCGAGGTAAAAATCATCTTCCAAACGGTAGAAGATTTACACAAAGCGTGTCCTAAAAATTTAGGCGACTGGTACTTTACAGGAGATTACCCAACTCCTGGTGGAAATAGAGTTGTAAATCGTGCTTTCATGAATTTTTATGAAGGAAAAGATGCTCGAGCTTATTAA
- a CDS encoding PfkB family carbohydrate kinase, translated as MNKLLIVGTVAFDAIETPFGKTDKILGGAATYIGLSASFFNLQSAIVSVVGDDFPQEHLDLLTSKNIDISGIEIVKGGKTFFWSGLYHNDLNSRDTLVTELNVLADFQPKVPQSYKDADVVMLGNLHPLVQSSVLDQMEKKPKLVVLDTMNFWMDCALPELLDVIKRVDVITINDEEARQLSGEYSLVKAASKIQDMGPKYVVIKKGEHGALLFHNREVFFAPALPLEDVFDPTGAGDTFAGGFSGFIAQSENISFNNMKNAIIYGSNLASFCVEKFGTERMETLSKAEVAIRLQQFKSLTQFDIEI; from the coding sequence ATGAATAAACTATTGATTGTTGGAACAGTTGCTTTCGACGCGATTGAAACTCCTTTCGGAAAAACAGATAAAATATTAGGTGGTGCTGCAACCTACATCGGATTATCAGCGTCATTTTTTAACTTGCAATCAGCCATTGTTTCTGTAGTTGGCGACGATTTCCCTCAAGAACATTTAGATCTTTTAACTTCAAAAAATATTGATATCTCTGGTATCGAAATTGTAAAAGGAGGAAAGACTTTTTTCTGGAGCGGTTTATACCACAACGATTTAAACTCTAGAGACACGCTTGTAACTGAGTTGAATGTTTTGGCCGATTTTCAGCCAAAAGTTCCTCAAAGCTACAAAGATGCTGATGTGGTAATGTTAGGAAACTTACATCCATTAGTACAGAGCAGCGTTCTGGACCAAATGGAGAAAAAACCAAAATTAGTTGTTTTAGATACAATGAACTTTTGGATGGACTGCGCTCTTCCAGAATTATTAGACGTTATCAAACGTGTAGATGTTATTACAATCAATGACGAAGAAGCAAGACAGCTTTCTGGCGAATATTCATTAGTAAAAGCAGCTTCTAAAATCCAAGACATGGGACCAAAATATGTGGTGATCAAAAAAGGAGAACACGGAGCACTTTTATTCCACAACAGAGAAGTATTCTTCGCGCCAGCTTTACCATTAGAAGATGTTTTTGATCCAACAGGAGCTGGAGACACTTTTGCAGGTGGTTTCTCTGGATTCATTGCGCAAAGCGAAAATATTTCGTTCAACAACATGAAAAATGCCATTATTTACGGTTCAAATTTAGCTTCGTTCTGCGTAGAAAAGTTTGGAACTGAAAGAATGGAAACGTTAAGCAAAGCCGAGGTAGCGATTCGATTACAGCAATTTAAGTCGTTAACTCAGTTTGACATAGAAATATAA
- a CDS encoding RNA polymerase sigma factor, with the protein MSTIPDQHYIDKILKGETNAFAVLVDRYKDMIFTLALKMVKNREEAEEVAQDTFIKIYSSLTKFKGESKFSTWIYKIAYNTCLDRLKKSKKEDLNISIDDFSSHLIKTMDNALSTLEENERKQTIQKCLNLLPRDENFLLTLFYFDDQNLEEIGKIMNISANNAKVKLFRSRQKLAVILRQQLEPEIIECYERER; encoded by the coding sequence ATGAGCACAATACCTGATCAACATTATATCGATAAAATCCTGAAGGGCGAGACCAATGCGTTTGCCGTTCTTGTAGACCGCTATAAAGATATGATCTTTACATTGGCGCTAAAAATGGTTAAAAACCGGGAAGAAGCAGAAGAAGTCGCACAAGACACGTTTATAAAGATTTATAGTTCGCTGACAAAGTTTAAAGGAGAGTCTAAGTTTTCGACTTGGATTTATAAAATTGCCTACAACACCTGTCTAGACCGTTTGAAAAAAAGCAAAAAAGAAGATCTGAATATTTCTATTGATGATTTTTCGTCCCATTTAATTAAAACGATGGACAATGCTTTGAGCACATTAGAAGAAAATGAACGAAAACAAACTATTCAGAAATGTTTAAATTTATTGCCAAGAGATGAAAATTTCCTTTTAACCTTATTTTATTTTGACGATCAGAATTTGGAGGAAATTGGAAAGATCATGAATATATCTGCCAATAATGCCAAAGTGAAATTGTTTAGAAGCCGACAGAAATTGGCCGTAATTTTGAGACAGCAGTTAGAACCAGAAATAATAGAATGTTATGAGAGAGAACGATAA
- a CDS encoding DUF6249 domain-containing protein: MGPQVLVPLSLFLMIFGIVYLIYSTRNRERLALIEKGVDASIFLKGAGKGVPAWKIFVVNLAFLLIGSGLGIFIALLITTYTSLNDGAVYPSIIFIMAGVGLLIGFGMAKDLDKAEEEK; the protein is encoded by the coding sequence ATGGGACCACAAGTTTTAGTACCGCTTAGCCTTTTTTTGATGATCTTCGGGATCGTTTATTTAATTTATTCAACAAGAAACAGAGAGCGTTTGGCACTGATAGAAAAAGGAGTAGATGCCAGTATATTTTTGAAAGGAGCAGGAAAAGGAGTTCCGGCATGGAAAATTTTTGTTGTAAATCTTGCCTTTTTATTAATAGGAAGCGGTTTAGGTATTTTTATCGCCTTATTAATTACCACTTATACCTCTTTGAATGATGGAGCGGTTTATCCTTCGATCATATTCATAATGGCTGGAGTTGGATTATTAATCGGATTTGGGATGGCCAAAGATTTAGATAAGGCAGAAGAAGAAAAGTAA
- the rnhA gene encoding ribonuclease HI — translation MSHEVHIYTDGAAKGNPGNGGYGVVMELVGTPHKKEFYEGFRLTTNNRMELLAVIVGLEKLKKPNMKVLVVSDSKYVVDSVEKKWVLGWEKKGFVGRKNGDLWKRFLVAYRKHQVDFKWIKGHNNHPQNERCDQLAVMASMQPKLSVDVYYETIGSKE, via the coding sequence ATGAGTCACGAAGTACATATATACACAGACGGTGCTGCAAAAGGAAATCCAGGAAATGGCGGCTACGGAGTCGTGATGGAATTGGTGGGTACTCCACATAAAAAAGAATTCTACGAAGGTTTTCGGCTGACTACCAATAATAGAATGGAACTTTTGGCTGTAATTGTAGGTTTAGAAAAACTGAAAAAGCCAAATATGAAGGTTCTTGTCGTTTCAGATTCTAAATATGTTGTGGATTCTGTCGAAAAAAAATGGGTACTTGGCTGGGAGAAAAAAGGTTTTGTCGGAAGAAAAAACGGAGATCTCTGGAAACGTTTTCTAGTGGCATACCGCAAACATCAAGTCGATTTTAAATGGATAAAAGGACATAACAATCATCCGCAAAATGAGCGCTGTGATCAATTGGCTGTTATGGCATCCATGCAGCCGAAACTTTCGGTTGACGTTTATTATGAAACCATTGGATCGAAAGAATAA
- the purN gene encoding phosphoribosylglycinamide formyltransferase, which translates to MKKIIVFASGSGTNAENIIKYFSNTEIAKVVSVFTNNASAKVIERAKNHQIPVEIFEKNELLERNVLQKIQKIDPDLIVLAGFLLKFPENIINEYPNKIINIHPALLPNYGGKGMYGMHIHRAIVNNKEKETGISIHYVNEHYDEGGIIFQANVALTDEDTPETVAEKIHELEQKHFPEIIHRLLQ; encoded by the coding sequence ATGAAAAAAATTATTGTTTTTGCCTCAGGATCAGGAACTAACGCAGAGAACATTATAAAATATTTTTCGAACACTGAAATTGCAAAGGTCGTTTCGGTCTTTACAAATAATGCTTCGGCAAAAGTGATTGAAAGAGCAAAAAATCATCAAATTCCAGTCGAAATCTTCGAAAAAAACGAACTTTTAGAAAGAAATGTGCTACAAAAAATACAAAAAATCGACCCAGATTTGATAGTTTTGGCTGGCTTTTTACTCAAATTCCCCGAAAATATAATCAACGAATATCCAAACAAGATAATCAATATCCATCCTGCACTTTTACCTAATTATGGAGGCAAGGGAATGTACGGAATGCACATACACAGAGCAATTGTAAACAATAAGGAAAAAGAAACCGGAATCTCTATTCATTATGTAAATGAACATTATGATGAAGGTGGCATTATTTTTCAGGCCAATGTAGCGCTAACAGACGAAGACACTCCAGAAACAGTTGCAGAAAAGATTCATGAACTGGAACAAAAACACTTTCCAGAGATTATTCATAGATTGCTACAATAA
- a CDS encoding acyl carrier protein yields the protein MSDIASRVKAIIVDKLGVDENEVVTEASFTNDLGADSLDTVELIMEFEKEFDIQIPDDQAENIATVGQAISYIEEAKK from the coding sequence ATGTCAGACATTGCATCAAGAGTAAAAGCGATTATCGTAGACAAATTAGGTGTTGACGAAAACGAAGTTGTAACAGAAGCAAGCTTCACTAATGATTTAGGAGCTGACTCATTAGACACTGTTGAGCTTATTATGGAATTCGAAAAAGAATTTGATATTCAAATTCCAGACGATCAAGCAGAAAACATTGCTACTGTTGGTCAAGCTATTTCTTATATCGAAGAAGCAAAAAAATAA
- the fabF gene encoding beta-ketoacyl-ACP synthase II has protein sequence MALRRVVVTGLGALTPIGNNIQEYWNALVNGVSGAAPITYYDTEKHKTKFACEVKNFNIEDYMDRKESRRLDKFAQYAIAASDEAIKDAGITNDNVNKQRVGVIWGAGIGGLETFQDEVLYYAKGDGTPKFNPFFIPKMIADIAPAHISMRNGYMGPNYTTVSACASSANALIDAFNYIRLGMCDVIVSGGSEAAVTIAGMGGFSSMHALSTRNESPETASRPFDATRDGFVLGEGAGALVLEDYEHAKARGAKIYCEIGGGGMSSDAYHLTAPHPEGIGVIAVMENTLRDAGMTPDQVDHINTHGTSTPLGDVAELKAISAVFGDHAKNININSTKSMTGHLLGAAGAIEAIASILAMQHGIVPPTINHTVVDENIDPSLNLTLNKPQKREVNVAMSNTFGFGGHNACVLFKKIAD, from the coding sequence ATGGCATTAAGGCGAGTTGTTGTAACAGGATTAGGTGCACTTACTCCTATTGGGAATAATATCCAAGAATATTGGAATGCACTTGTGAATGGAGTTAGCGGAGCCGCTCCAATCACATATTATGATACCGAGAAGCACAAAACGAAATTTGCCTGCGAAGTAAAAAACTTCAATATTGAAGATTACATGGATCGCAAGGAATCTCGTAGATTAGATAAATTTGCACAATACGCAATTGCTGCCAGTGATGAAGCTATTAAAGATGCTGGAATCACAAATGATAACGTAAACAAACAAAGAGTTGGTGTTATCTGGGGAGCAGGAATTGGAGGTTTAGAGACTTTTCAGGATGAAGTATTGTACTATGCAAAAGGTGATGGAACTCCAAAGTTCAATCCTTTCTTTATTCCTAAAATGATTGCCGATATTGCTCCTGCACATATTTCTATGCGTAACGGGTATATGGGGCCAAATTATACTACGGTTTCTGCTTGTGCGTCTTCTGCAAATGCATTAATCGATGCTTTCAATTACATCCGTTTAGGAATGTGCGATGTTATTGTTTCTGGTGGTTCTGAAGCTGCTGTTACAATTGCAGGTATGGGAGGATTTAGCTCAATGCACGCTTTATCGACAAGAAACGAAAGCCCAGAAACAGCTTCAAGACCTTTTGATGCAACCAGAGATGGTTTTGTATTAGGAGAAGGAGCGGGAGCTTTAGTTCTAGAAGATTATGAGCACGCAAAAGCAAGAGGTGCAAAAATCTATTGCGAAATTGGCGGTGGCGGTATGTCATCTGATGCTTACCACTTAACTGCACCACATCCGGAAGGAATTGGAGTTATCGCAGTAATGGAAAATACATTGAGAGATGCTGGAATGACACCTGATCAGGTTGATCATATCAATACTCACGGAACTTCTACTCCATTGGGAGACGTTGCTGAGTTAAAAGCAATCAGCGCTGTTTTTGGCGATCATGCTAAAAACATCAATATCAACTCTACAAAATCGATGACAGGACACTTGCTTGGTGCTGCCGGAGCTATTGAAGCAATTGCTTCTATTTTGGCAATGCAACACGGTATTGTTCCTCCAACGATTAACCATACAGTTGTAGACGAGAACATTGATCCATCTTTAAACCTTACTTTAAACAAACCTCAAAAAAGAGAAGTAAATGTTGCTATGAGTAATACATTTGGTTTTGGTGGACACAATGCTTGCGTATTGTTTAAAAAAATAGCTGATTAA
- the rnc gene encoding ribonuclease III: MNIIKKIFSKSRSQEDGIFFDTIQKILGFQPSSIDFYRRAFTHRSSNKLDQNGHPINYERLEFLGDAMLSAVIAAHLFNKAPNGDEGYLTKMRSKIVSREHLNELGKDLNLVQFVESKVPIQHFGENIHGNIFESLIGAIYLDKGYTFCEKFIQKRVVTPYVDIARLEGKVISYKSLVIEWCQKEKRVFHYDIFEDNGIDGQRLFGVKLSIDDKVVARARATSKKKAEEKASQRAYFAFQEKIDKK; this comes from the coding sequence ATGAATATTATCAAAAAAATATTTTCGAAATCCCGTTCTCAAGAAGACGGGATTTTTTTTGACACTATTCAGAAAATTCTTGGTTTTCAGCCTTCTAGTATAGATTTTTACAGACGGGCTTTCACACATCGTTCGTCTAATAAATTAGATCAAAATGGGCATCCTATTAATTATGAACGGTTAGAATTTTTAGGAGATGCTATGTTAAGTGCTGTAATTGCTGCGCATTTGTTTAATAAAGCGCCAAATGGGGACGAAGGTTATTTGACCAAAATGCGTTCTAAAATTGTGAGCCGTGAACATTTGAACGAATTAGGCAAAGACTTAAATTTAGTACAGTTTGTAGAAAGCAAAGTGCCAATTCAGCATTTTGGAGAAAATATTCATGGTAATATTTTTGAATCTCTAATTGGAGCAATTTATTTAGATAAAGGCTATACTTTTTGCGAGAAATTCATCCAAAAAAGAGTCGTTACACCTTATGTCGACATTGCACGACTAGAAGGTAAAGTTATAAGTTATAAAAGTTTGGTTATTGAATGGTGTCAGAAGGAAAAAAGAGTTTTTCATTATGACATTTTTGAAGATAACGGTATAGATGGCCAGCGTTTATTTGGTGTCAAATTGAGTATTGATGATAAAGTTGTTGCGAGGGCGAGAGCAACTTCAAAAAAGAAAGCAGAAGAAAAAGCATCTCAAAGAGCCTATTTTGCATTTCAAGAAAAAATTGACAAGAAATAG
- a CDS encoding IPExxxVDY family protein, which yields MAIHKLDLDEFDEIDYYLMAIHTSLEDYRLAYFINKILPINLSKSKNEIHAQTKEGEANFSRFYYYDEEKAVSWNLIQNKNEIISVSTNDFQNLFSNETSEVSTTIHLLPEFKKVDFFLKIDNSEEALNFSEIQQKLNTIESIAAIYAVDTDKIKSKNNLIF from the coding sequence ATGGCTATTCATAAATTGGATTTAGACGAATTTGACGAAATTGATTATTATTTAATGGCAATTCATACTTCATTAGAAGATTATAGATTGGCCTATTTTATCAATAAAATCCTTCCGATCAACTTAAGTAAGAGCAAAAACGAGATCCATGCTCAGACTAAGGAAGGTGAAGCAAATTTTTCGAGATTCTATTATTATGATGAAGAAAAAGCTGTTTCCTGGAATTTAATTCAGAATAAAAATGAAATCATTTCTGTGAGTACAAATGATTTCCAGAATTTGTTTTCTAATGAGACAAGTGAGGTTTCGACAACAATTCATTTACTTCCTGAATTTAAAAAAGTCGATTTTTTCCTGAAAATTGATAATAGCGAAGAGGCGCTTAATTTTTCAGAAATTCAACAAAAATTAAACACAATAGAAAGTATTGCGGCTATTTATGCCGTTGATACAGACAAAATAAAATCAAAAAACAATCTAATTTTTTAA
- the pyk gene encoding pyruvate kinase — MLTNKKTKIVATLGPACSTREIIKDMIDAGVNVFRINFSHADYEGVKEKIDIIRGLNEEFGYTTAILGDLQGPKLRVGVMEEGTVVHDGDEITFTTAEDIIGTSKRVFMKYQNFPNDVNPGERILLDDGKLIFEIVSTDKKTEVVAKVIQGGELKSKKGVNLPNTKISLPALTEKDIADAIFAIEQKVDWIALSFVKTPRDLQDLQELIAKHSEYKIPIVAKIEMPEALENMDKIVAYCDGLMVARGDLGVELPAHEVPLVQKDLIRRAKTARIPVIVATQMMETMITSLTPTRAEVNDVANSVMDGADAVMLSGETATGNYPVQVIQRMAQICEAVENSPLIQVPQNTPQIKTKRFVTKTVCHQAALLANEIEAKAICTLTNSGYTAFQISAWRPSTAHILVFTSNRRILTQLNLLWGVKSFYYDNEESTDDTVTDVNQIAIDKGYAQKGDYLINLAAMPIKDKGMVNTMRVSEIE; from the coding sequence ATGCTAACAAACAAGAAAACCAAAATTGTTGCTACACTTGGGCCTGCCTGTAGTACAAGAGAGATCATTAAGGATATGATCGATGCAGGGGTTAATGTGTTTAGAATCAATTTTTCGCATGCAGATTACGAAGGAGTAAAAGAAAAAATCGATATCATTAGAGGATTAAACGAAGAGTTTGGTTATACGACAGCAATTTTAGGAGATTTGCAAGGGCCAAAACTTAGAGTGGGTGTAATGGAAGAAGGCACTGTTGTACACGATGGAGATGAAATCACTTTTACAACTGCTGAAGATATTATAGGAACATCAAAAAGAGTGTTCATGAAATATCAGAATTTCCCAAATGATGTTAATCCAGGAGAGCGCATCTTGCTTGATGATGGTAAACTTATTTTCGAAATTGTTTCTACAGATAAAAAGACAGAGGTTGTTGCTAAAGTTATTCAAGGTGGAGAATTAAAATCTAAAAAAGGGGTTAATCTTCCAAATACAAAAATATCTTTGCCAGCTTTAACAGAAAAAGATATTGCTGACGCGATTTTTGCTATCGAGCAAAAAGTAGATTGGATCGCACTTTCATTTGTGAAAACTCCTCGCGATTTGCAAGATTTACAAGAATTAATTGCTAAGCATTCAGAATATAAAATTCCAATCGTTGCTAAAATTGAAATGCCAGAAGCTCTTGAGAACATGGATAAAATTGTAGCATACTGCGATGGTTTAATGGTTGCTCGTGGAGATCTAGGTGTTGAGCTTCCTGCACACGAAGTTCCATTGGTGCAAAAAGATTTGATCAGAAGAGCTAAGACAGCTAGAATTCCGGTTATCGTTGCTACACAAATGATGGAAACAATGATTACAAGCTTAACGCCAACAAGAGCAGAGGTAAACGACGTTGCAAATTCAGTAATGGACGGTGCAGATGCTGTAATGTTGTCTGGAGAAACAGCTACAGGAAATTACCCTGTGCAAGTAATTCAGAGAATGGCTCAAATTTGCGAAGCAGTAGAAAACTCTCCGCTTATTCAGGTGCCGCAAAATACGCCACAAATTAAAACTAAACGTTTTGTTACTAAAACAGTTTGCCACCAAGCAGCTTTATTGGCTAACGAAATTGAAGCTAAAGCAATCTGTACTTTAACAAACAGCGGTTATACAGCTTTTCAAATTTCGGCTTGGAGACCATCAACAGCTCATATTTTAGTATTTACTTCAAACAGAAGAATCTTAACACAATTGAATTTATTATGGGGAGTTAAATCTTTCTACTATGATAATGAAGAAAGTACAGACGATACTGTAACAGATGTAAATCAAATTGCAATCGACAAAGGTTATGCTCAAAAAGGAGATTATTTAATCAACCTTGCAGCAATGCCAATTAAAGATAAAGGAATGGTTAACACGATGAGAGTTTCTGAAATCGAGTAA